Proteins from a genomic interval of Sphingobacterium sp. SYP-B4668:
- a CDS encoding cold-shock protein produces the protein MNTGTVKFFNETKGFGFITPNDGSGDVFVHTTGLKNQIREGDEVTYDVERTPKGLSAINVRLS, from the coding sequence ATGAATACAGGAACTGTAAAGTTTTTTAATGAAACTAAAGGATTTGGTTTTATTACTCCAAATGATGGTAGTGGTGATGTTTTCGTACACACTACGGGACTAAAAAACCAAATTAGAGAAGGTGACGAAGTTACCTACGACGTAGAGCGTACGCCAAAAGGGCTTAGCGCTATCAATGTAAGATTAAGCTAA
- a CDS encoding ABC transporter ATP-binding protein: MKELAYLNKYFYKYRWKLIPGVIFVIVSNYFGILPAKVIRVAFDLVKENIDLFRLYEGFDRQSVIYQVFGSSLLFFGIIVLLLALLRGIFLFMMRQTLILTSRHIEYDLKNEIYRHYQQLDFSFFRRNNTGDLMNRATEDVNQVRNYLGPGIMYAINTVVLSIMVIYAMYDVNPTLATYSLLPIPILSVVILFINKVINRRSERIQRQLSHLSSFVQETFSGIRVIKTYNREEDKIKSFSAESNKYRDTSLALVKIQAIFFPLIIFLIGLSTIITVYIGGLEVNKGTISAGNIAEFIIYVNQLTFPAMSLAWVTSLVQRAAASQKRINEFLKTQSSIEEGSIETALTGELEVKNISFTFPETGIKAIDNVSFKIPAGQTLAIIGRTGSGKTTLANLLLRMFDTDEGTISYDHTNVRSFTFSNLRSQIGFVPQDVFLFSDTISNNIGFGLDRFSEQQIHQAAKDAAVYDNIIGFENGFETSIGERGITLSGGQKQRVSIARALVKEPKFLIFDDCLSAVDTKTEEQILHSLSRIMRGKSTIFIAHRVSTIKNADHIIVLDQGRIVEQGSHEQLMSIGGEYYSLHEKQLLEAL, encoded by the coding sequence ATGAAGGAACTCGCTTATCTCAACAAATATTTCTACAAATATCGCTGGAAATTAATCCCAGGAGTAATCTTCGTCATCGTATCCAATTACTTTGGCATCTTACCTGCAAAAGTAATACGGGTAGCTTTCGACCTTGTAAAGGAGAATATTGATTTATTCCGACTTTATGAAGGGTTTGATAGGCAGTCAGTAATCTATCAGGTATTCGGAAGTAGCCTCCTATTTTTCGGTATTATAGTTTTACTACTCGCACTTTTAAGAGGTATATTTCTTTTTATGATGCGACAGACTCTTATTCTCACCTCTCGCCATATTGAGTATGACCTCAAAAATGAAATTTATCGTCATTACCAGCAACTTGATTTTTCTTTTTTCAGAAGAAACAATACAGGTGATTTGATGAATAGAGCTACTGAGGATGTCAATCAGGTGCGCAATTACCTCGGGCCGGGCATTATGTACGCTATCAATACTGTTGTACTTTCTATTATGGTTATATACGCCATGTACGACGTAAATCCTACACTAGCAACATACTCTTTGCTCCCCATCCCGATCCTATCTGTGGTGATATTGTTTATCAACAAAGTCATCAATAGAAGAAGTGAACGTATCCAAAGACAACTGTCCCATTTATCCTCCTTTGTTCAAGAAACATTTTCGGGGATACGCGTCATCAAAACGTATAATCGAGAAGAAGACAAAATTAAGTCCTTCAGTGCTGAAAGTAACAAATACCGAGACACTTCTTTAGCACTTGTCAAGATACAGGCCATATTTTTCCCCTTAATCATATTTCTAATTGGTCTCAGCACTATCATTACTGTTTACATTGGAGGTCTTGAGGTCAATAAGGGAACGATTTCCGCGGGAAATATTGCCGAGTTCATCATCTATGTCAATCAGCTAACCTTTCCCGCCATGTCATTAGCATGGGTCACTTCGCTTGTACAACGGGCCGCAGCCTCCCAAAAGAGAATCAACGAATTCTTAAAAACGCAATCAAGTATTGAAGAGGGGTCCATTGAAACTGCTCTGACTGGGGAGCTTGAGGTGAAAAACATCAGTTTCACATTTCCGGAAACTGGAATAAAAGCCATAGACAACGTATCCTTTAAAATTCCGGCGGGGCAAACTTTGGCCATTATCGGGAGGACTGGATCAGGAAAGACCACACTGGCAAACCTATTGTTACGAATGTTTGACACTGATGAAGGAACAATCAGCTATGACCATACCAATGTTCGTTCGTTTACCTTTTCAAATCTGCGGTCTCAAATTGGCTTTGTACCTCAAGATGTTTTTCTATTTTCAGACACTATTAGCAATAACATAGGGTTTGGCTTAGATCGGTTCAGCGAACAACAAATTCACCAAGCGGCAAAGGACGCTGCCGTCTACGATAATATCATCGGTTTTGAAAACGGGTTCGAGACTTCCATAGGTGAGCGCGGAATTACACTCTCCGGAGGACAAAAACAACGTGTATCCATCGCAAGAGCATTGGTAAAAGAACCTAAGTTTTTAATCTTTGATGACTGCTTATCTGCTGTAGATACCAAAACAGAGGAACAGATCCTGCACAGTCTAAGTCGTATAATGAGAGGTAAATCAACAATTTTCATTGCCCACAGAGTATCGACAATCAAGAATGCTGACCATATCATTGTACTAGATCAAGGCCGTATAGTGGAGCAAGGGTCGCACGAACAACTAATGTCCATAGGAGGAGAATATTATTCTCTACACGAAAAACAACTCTTGGAAGCGCTTTAA
- a CDS encoding Glu/Leu/Phe/Val family dehydrogenase has translation MQNSNASLFEMMGQFGHQNLLFCNDEIVGLKAIVAIHDTTLGPAIGGVRMLPYDTTEEAIEDALRLSRAITYKAAVAGLNLGGGSAIIIGNHRSDKTEVLLRRLGQFVEGLNGNFIASIDVGTTQKDLEHIYTETSYVAGLPESLNGGGDTTIFAARGVFYGIKAAIKELYGDDSLAGRKVAVQGVGSVGEHLVSMLRNENARVYVSDMTEERKMKIAAKYKAEPITDSTSFEMDVDVYAPCALGGTVNPETVPRMRCKIIAGSANNQLKNEQETSRLLKEQDILYVPDFMINSGALISCYSELEGYGSERTESLIRNIYTITREVIQKSKAENITTLVAANQIAEKRISDIKKIKR, from the coding sequence ATGCAAAATAGTAATGCGTCGCTATTTGAAATGATGGGCCAATTTGGCCATCAGAATTTATTGTTCTGTAACGATGAGATAGTAGGTCTCAAAGCAATTGTGGCTATTCACGACACTACATTGGGGCCTGCAATTGGAGGAGTGAGGATGCTTCCTTACGACACGACAGAAGAGGCTATTGAAGACGCACTTCGGTTGTCAAGAGCGATTACTTATAAAGCTGCTGTCGCTGGGCTTAATCTTGGTGGAGGTAGTGCCATAATTATAGGAAATCATCGCAGTGATAAAACAGAGGTTTTGTTGAGAAGGTTAGGTCAGTTTGTAGAAGGGCTGAATGGAAATTTTATCGCATCTATTGATGTAGGTACCACACAAAAGGACCTTGAGCATATCTATACCGAAACAAGTTATGTCGCGGGATTGCCCGAATCCTTAAATGGAGGAGGAGATACAACAATATTTGCAGCCCGAGGTGTATTTTACGGGATTAAAGCTGCAATTAAAGAGCTTTATGGTGATGATAGTCTCGCTGGACGTAAAGTGGCGGTTCAGGGCGTTGGCAGTGTAGGGGAGCATTTGGTATCGATGTTACGAAACGAAAATGCGAGGGTGTATGTCAGCGATATGACTGAGGAGCGTAAGATGAAGATTGCTGCAAAATATAAAGCGGAGCCGATTACAGACTCGACCAGTTTTGAAATGGACGTAGATGTGTACGCTCCTTGTGCTCTGGGTGGTACGGTCAATCCTGAAACTGTACCTCGCATGCGTTGTAAAATTATTGCTGGTTCCGCAAATAATCAATTGAAAAATGAACAAGAGACGTCGCGTTTGTTAAAAGAACAGGATATTTTATACGTCCCGGATTTTATGATTAATTCGGGAGCTTTAATTAGCTGCTATTCAGAGCTTGAAGGATATGGTTCTGAGCGCACCGAATCTTTGATTCGCAATATCTATACTATCACACGCGAAGTAATCCAAAAGTCAAAAGCAGAAAATATCACGACATTGGTTGCTGCAAATCAGATTGCAGAGAAAAGAATTAGTGATATAAAAAAAATAAAACGTTAA
- the nusB gene encoding transcription antitermination factor NusB: MLNRRHLRVKVMQTLYAYSLSSDKQVKSYEKALLKSVDEVYEMYIWTLNLLDEVSEYVVIDAEGRANKFLPTEKDRSLTTRLNNNTFIESLRQNRDYLEGVKKYRVDWNFDPEIVRSIFAQLKDSEEYVEYLQSNDRSISSEKDIIKHIFKRIILKSPSIEQAFEERFINWPVDKEVLQALIAKTFKNFSSEIPQQNKLAELTQNWMDDREFILDLLTNSIRYSDEYQAMIAAKTKNWEADRIALLDTILMRMAICELVNFPSIPVKVTINEYIELSKVFSTQKSNTFINGILDKILADLNQQGRIRKQGRGLKD, from the coding sequence ATGTTAAATAGAAGACACCTAAGGGTGAAAGTGATGCAGACGCTGTATGCATACAGTTTGTCGTCTGACAAGCAAGTGAAAAGCTATGAAAAGGCACTACTGAAGAGTGTAGATGAAGTTTATGAAATGTACATTTGGACGTTAAATCTGCTGGATGAAGTGTCGGAGTATGTGGTCATAGATGCAGAGGGGCGAGCAAATAAGTTTTTGCCAACAGAAAAGGACCGTTCCCTTACGACTAGGTTGAATAATAATACGTTTATTGAGTCGTTAAGACAAAATAGAGATTATCTGGAAGGTGTTAAGAAGTACAGGGTTGACTGGAATTTTGATCCGGAAATAGTCCGTTCGATATTTGCTCAATTGAAAGATTCAGAGGAGTATGTCGAATATCTTCAATCTAATGATCGTTCAATCTCCTCAGAAAAAGATATTATAAAACATATTTTTAAGAGGATTATCTTGAAGTCGCCGAGTATAGAGCAGGCTTTTGAAGAGCGATTCATCAATTGGCCAGTTGACAAGGAGGTATTGCAAGCATTGATTGCCAAAACCTTCAAGAATTTCAGCAGTGAGATTCCGCAACAGAATAAACTGGCTGAACTTACTCAAAATTGGATGGATGATCGCGAATTTATCTTGGATTTATTGACAAATTCAATTCGTTATAGTGACGAATATCAGGCGATGATTGCAGCCAAAACCAAGAATTGGGAGGCCGATCGTATTGCGTTGTTGGATACCATTTTGATGCGGATGGCTATCTGTGAACTTGTTAATTTTCCTTCTATTCCGGTTAAAGTGACAATTAATGAATATATTGAATTATCAAAGGTATTCAGTACACAAAAAAGTAATACATTTATCAATGGGATTCTGGATAAAATACTTGCGGACTTAAATCAGCAAGGGCGTATTCGCAAGCAAGGACGTGGGTTGAAAGATTAA
- a CDS encoding DUF1573 domain-containing protein, protein MRKIAFLGLLSITSIISACGNSDAKKTEGQIDGDTTSMTQTSATLGKIEFDESAFDFGKVKEGEVVEHTFTFKNTGNAPVILSEVNASCGCTTPDYSKNPVLPGKTGEVKVAFNSSGQVGKQQKIVTVMSNAENAITTVQIRGEVSKP, encoded by the coding sequence ATGAGAAAAATAGCTTTTCTAGGATTATTATCCATCACTTCTATTATAAGTGCTTGTGGTAATAGCGATGCAAAAAAGACCGAAGGACAAATAGATGGTGATACTACGAGTATGACCCAAACTAGTGCAACTCTTGGTAAAATAGAATTTGACGAATCGGCCTTTGACTTTGGGAAAGTAAAAGAAGGTGAAGTAGTGGAGCATACATTTACTTTTAAAAATACGGGAAATGCTCCCGTTATATTATCGGAAGTAAATGCATCATGTGGTTGTACGACTCCTGATTACTCTAAAAATCCAGTACTTCCTGGTAAGACTGGTGAAGTTAAAGTGGCTTTCAATAGTTCAGGACAGGTCGGAAAGCAACAGAAAATTGTGACGGTGATGTCTAATGCGGAAAATGCAATCACGACTGTTCAGATTAGAGGTGAAGTGTCGAAACCGTAA
- the yajC gene encoding preprotein translocase subunit YajC, which produces MISTIFLQAGGASSFTTFLPMILIIVVFYFFMIRPQMKKQKDHKKYIEELGVNARVVTTAGIHGRIVEVSDTTFLIDVGSGVKMRFDKSAIALDASKAINDKDKEVKS; this is translated from the coding sequence ATGATAAGTACAATTTTCTTACAAGCTGGTGGAGCAAGCAGTTTTACTACTTTTTTACCAATGATTTTGATTATTGTGGTTTTTTATTTCTTCATGATAAGACCACAGATGAAAAAACAAAAAGACCATAAAAAATATATTGAAGAATTAGGTGTGAATGCACGTGTAGTGACAACAGCTGGTATTCATGGACGTATTGTAGAGGTGAGTGATACTACATTTTTGATAGATGTGGGGTCGGGAGTAAAGATGCGTTTTGACAAATCGGCAATTGCGTTGGATGCTTCAAAAGCAATCAACGATAAAGATAAAGAGGTGAAAAGTTAA
- the coaE gene encoding dephospho-CoA kinase (Dephospho-CoA kinase (CoaE) performs the final step in coenzyme A biosynthesis.) codes for MGLKIGITGGIGAGKSIICNIFKVLGVPVYNADQEAKNIMQKSKEVRSSLVTEFGEAVYTDKGELDRKFLAAQVFGSEERLKVLNGIVHPAVIKDAENWAEQQQFAYSLKEAALLFESGSYTKLDYTILVTAPEDVRIARVVDRDRITAEQVKERISKQMMDEEKIVLADFVIINDGVQALLPQVLALHTYFLTL; via the coding sequence ATGGGATTGAAGATAGGTATTACAGGAGGTATAGGTGCGGGAAAGAGCATTATCTGCAATATATTTAAGGTGCTAGGTGTGCCTGTATATAATGCAGATCAGGAAGCTAAGAATATCATGCAGAAAAGTAAGGAGGTAAGAAGCTCCTTAGTCACCGAATTCGGGGAGGCTGTGTATACAGACAAGGGTGAATTGGATCGGAAATTTCTTGCTGCACAGGTTTTTGGAAGTGAAGAACGTTTAAAGGTTTTAAATGGAATTGTTCACCCCGCAGTTATCAAAGATGCTGAAAATTGGGCTGAGCAACAGCAGTTTGCTTATTCATTGAAAGAAGCTGCATTGTTGTTTGAGTCCGGGTCTTATACGAAGTTAGACTATACGATATTGGTCACGGCACCCGAGGATGTCCGAATAGCTCGGGTGGTCGATAGGGATCGTATTACTGCTGAGCAGGTCAAAGAACGAATCAGCAAACAGATGATGGATGAGGAGAAGATAGTACTAGCTGATTTTGTAATCATTAATGATGGGGTTCAAGCTCTCCTTCCACAGGTGCTGGCTTTGCATACCTATTTTTTAACACTTTAA
- a CDS encoding MBL fold metallo-hydrolase RNA specificity domain-containing protein: MSEILADFLVRKPEGYYCRYGDFYVDAMQPVRVNVVSHAHGDHASNGHGKIYGTAATIAFMQHRYTKQPLSTFEMIGFNQSFILGEVMLTFIAAGHILGSAQILMEYRGIRYLYTGDYKMDEDPTCEPLMVVQADVLITESTFAHPDTQHPNAVDEILKLKNRPSNILLGCYALGKAQRITALLNEYCPERRVLVHHNITPFHRIYDKLGFAPLTYEPYNRQAMKQGEPNKVYLVPPMTFNNYFRATKVLRAFASGWKRLQQHNDIALYISDHVDWEDIVGYVAKVKPKQIWTIHGEGRHLKEYYTGQMEVRDIY; this comes from the coding sequence ATGTCGGAAATATTGGCTGATTTTCTTGTTAGAAAACCAGAAGGATACTATTGTAGATACGGCGATTTTTACGTAGATGCGATGCAGCCTGTTCGAGTGAATGTCGTGTCACATGCGCATGGAGATCACGCATCAAACGGTCATGGCAAAATATATGGAACTGCAGCTACAATAGCATTCATGCAGCATAGATATACGAAGCAACCTTTATCCACATTTGAGATGATAGGATTTAATCAATCCTTTATTTTAGGAGAGGTGATGCTTACTTTTATTGCTGCAGGACATATTTTGGGTTCTGCCCAGATTCTAATGGAATATAGAGGAATACGTTATCTCTATACGGGGGACTATAAAATGGATGAAGATCCTACATGTGAGCCATTAATGGTTGTACAGGCAGATGTCTTAATTACGGAGAGTACCTTTGCACATCCAGATACTCAGCATCCAAATGCGGTAGATGAAATCCTGAAGCTGAAAAATCGACCTAGTAACATCCTATTGGGTTGCTATGCCTTGGGTAAGGCCCAGCGCATTACGGCGCTATTAAATGAGTACTGTCCAGAAAGAAGGGTGCTTGTGCATCACAATATCACACCGTTTCATCGAATATATGATAAATTGGGATTTGCTCCGCTTACATATGAGCCCTATAATAGACAGGCAATGAAACAAGGTGAGCCCAATAAAGTTTATTTGGTCCCTCCTATGACGTTTAATAATTATTTTAGAGCAACTAAGGTATTGCGAGCATTTGCGTCGGGTTGGAAGCGTTTGCAGCAACATAACGACATAGCGTTGTACATCTCCGATCATGTGGATTGGGAAGATATTGTTGGTTATGTTGCTAAGGTGAAGCCAAAACAGATTTGGACTATCCATGGTGAGGGGCGTCATCTCAAAGAGTACTATACAGGTCAGATGGAAGTAAGGGATATTTATTAA
- the mnmA gene encoding tRNA 2-thiouridine(34) synthase MnmA — MSKRGRVLVAMSGGVDSSVAAVMLHEQGYEVIGITMKTWDYASSGGSSKETGCCSLDSINDARALAVNYGFPHFILDIRDEFGDYVIDNFVDEYIAGRTPNPCVLCNTHIKWEALIKRANKLDCEFIATGHYANIRMHDNGRHVISKGRDENKDQSYVLWGVSQENLARTQFPLGSFTKAEIRQMAADMGQMELANKSESYEICFVPDNDYRSFLRHKMPDLDEKVGAGNFLLSDGTVVGQHIGYPYFTIGQRKGLGIALGKPMFVIEILPESNSVVLGEEHELEKAEAFVRNINLVKYASIEQPMEAITKIRYKDAGALSTITQQGDMMRVDFQHHVKGIAPGQSAVFYEGNDLIGGGFLMK; from the coding sequence ATGAGTAAGAGAGGAAGAGTACTAGTAGCAATGAGCGGTGGAGTGGATAGTTCGGTCGCAGCCGTTATGCTCCACGAACAAGGATATGAGGTAATCGGAATCACGATGAAGACATGGGACTATGCATCTTCGGGTGGATCTTCTAAAGAAACTGGATGTTGCAGTTTAGACAGTATCAATGATGCGCGTGCTTTGGCCGTAAATTATGGGTTTCCTCATTTTATTTTGGATATTCGGGATGAATTCGGGGATTATGTAATCGATAATTTTGTTGATGAGTATATCGCAGGCCGGACGCCTAACCCGTGTGTGCTTTGTAATACTCATATAAAATGGGAGGCTTTGATAAAAAGAGCAAATAAGCTCGACTGCGAGTTTATTGCTACTGGGCACTATGCTAACATTAGGATGCATGATAACGGCCGTCACGTGATCTCTAAAGGGCGCGATGAGAATAAGGATCAATCTTATGTGCTGTGGGGAGTATCCCAAGAAAATCTAGCGAGAACCCAGTTTCCATTAGGTAGTTTTACAAAAGCAGAAATACGGCAGATGGCTGCGGATATGGGACAGATGGAGCTGGCCAATAAATCGGAAAGTTACGAAATCTGTTTTGTGCCGGATAATGATTACCGGTCTTTCCTAAGACACAAAATGCCAGACTTGGATGAGAAGGTAGGGGCGGGGAATTTTTTGCTCTCTGATGGCACTGTAGTGGGCCAACATATAGGATATCCTTATTTCACAATAGGACAACGTAAAGGGCTTGGTATAGCATTAGGAAAGCCAATGTTTGTTATCGAGATTCTTCCTGAAAGTAATTCTGTTGTGTTGGGTGAAGAGCACGAGTTGGAAAAAGCAGAAGCATTTGTTCGAAACATCAATCTGGTGAAGTACGCTAGTATCGAGCAACCGATGGAAGCTATTACGAAGATTAGGTATAAGGATGCAGGAGCGCTTTCCACGATAACGCAGCAAGGAGATATGATGAGAGTAGATTTTCAACATCACGTGAAAGGAATAGCTCCGGGACAATCTGCCGTGTTTTATGAAGGTAATGATTTAATAGGTGGAGGTTTTCTAATGAAATAG
- the gap gene encoding type I glyceraldehyde-3-phosphate dehydrogenase, producing the protein MKIGINGFGRIGRLAFRAAINRTDVEVVGINDLVEPDYMAYMLKYDSTHGRFDGTVEVKDGNLVVNGKTIRVTAEKDPANLKWNEVGAEVIIESTGFFLTQELAQKHIDAGAKKVVMSAPAKDDTPTFVMGVNHKELKADQHIVSNASCTTNCLAPVAKVLNDKFGILEGLMTTVHAVTATQKTVDGPSAKDWRGGRGAYQNIIPSSTGAAKAVGLVLPALKGKLTGMSLRVPTADVSVVDLTVRLEKAASYEEIKKAMKEASEGELQGILGYTEDEVVSTDFLGDARTSIFDAKAGISLNDNFVKVIAWYDNEWGYSNKIVDLVQEVGKLS; encoded by the coding sequence ATGAAAATTGGAATCAACGGATTTGGTCGCATCGGCCGTTTGGCATTCAGAGCAGCGATCAATCGCACAGATGTAGAAGTTGTAGGTATCAATGACCTAGTAGAGCCGGATTACATGGCATATATGTTGAAATACGATTCGACACACGGTAGATTTGATGGTACTGTCGAAGTTAAAGATGGCAACCTAGTTGTTAATGGCAAAACTATCCGCGTAACTGCTGAAAAAGATCCAGCGAACTTAAAATGGAACGAAGTAGGTGCCGAAGTTATCATCGAATCAACAGGTTTCTTCTTAACTCAGGAATTAGCTCAAAAACACATCGATGCAGGTGCTAAAAAAGTGGTTATGTCTGCACCAGCTAAAGATGACACTCCTACTTTCGTAATGGGCGTCAATCACAAGGAGTTGAAAGCTGACCAACACATCGTTTCTAACGCTTCATGTACGACAAACTGTCTAGCTCCTGTGGCCAAAGTTTTGAACGATAAATTCGGTATCCTTGAAGGTTTGATGACAACTGTACACGCAGTTACCGCTACTCAAAAAACTGTTGATGGCCCTTCTGCTAAAGATTGGAGAGGTGGACGCGGTGCTTACCAAAACATCATCCCTTCTTCTACTGGTGCAGCTAAAGCTGTAGGCCTAGTATTACCTGCCCTGAAAGGAAAGTTGACAGGTATGTCTCTACGCGTGCCAACTGCTGACGTTTCAGTAGTAGATTTGACTGTACGCTTAGAGAAAGCTGCTTCTTATGAAGAAATCAAAAAAGCAATGAAAGAAGCTTCTGAAGGTGAATTGCAAGGTATCTTGGGGTATACGGAAGATGAAGTTGTATCTACTGATTTCTTAGGAGATGCACGTACGTCTATCTTTGATGCTAAAGCAGGTATTTCATTGAATGACAACTTCGTGAAGGTTATCGCTTGGTATGACAATGAGTGGGGATATTCCAACAAAATTGTAGATTTAGTACAAGAAGTAGGTAAATTATCGTAA
- the pfkA gene encoding 6-phosphofructokinase — MNTIHNIGVFTSGGDAPGMNACIRAVVRTALFEGKRVTGIHQGYQGMLDANFTEMNSRSVSNIIQKGGTILKTARCLEFKTPEGRALAYQNIKNAGIDGLVAIGGDGTFTGADYFSKEYDIPVICVPGTIDNDLYGSDYTLGYDTATNTVIDAIDKIRDTAASHGRLFFIEVMGRDSGCIALNAGIAGGAEAIMLPEKETAIDDLIELLEKAAFKQKTSTIVIVAEGEKNGGAYNVANRVKEKFDYYDTKVSILGHLQRGGSPSSFDRVLASRMGYAAVKCLLAGDTRMTVGLRGNEIKTTSLEEALHNKEFKLSKDMLEISHIMAI; from the coding sequence TATTTGAAGGAAAAAGGGTTACCGGGATTCATCAGGGATACCAAGGAATGCTAGATGCCAATTTCACCGAGATGAATAGCCGTTCAGTAAGCAACATCATTCAAAAAGGAGGCACTATATTGAAGACAGCAAGGTGTTTGGAATTCAAAACTCCTGAAGGACGTGCCCTAGCTTATCAGAACATTAAAAACGCAGGAATAGATGGTCTAGTAGCTATTGGAGGTGATGGTACATTTACTGGGGCAGATTATTTCTCTAAGGAATATGATATCCCCGTCATCTGTGTGCCTGGTACCATTGATAATGACTTATACGGTTCAGATTATACGTTAGGGTACGACACCGCAACCAACACTGTAATAGATGCCATCGACAAAATTAGAGATACAGCTGCGTCACACGGCAGGCTTTTCTTCATTGAAGTCATGGGCCGTGATTCGGGCTGCATCGCCTTAAATGCAGGAATCGCTGGTGGAGCAGAGGCAATTATGCTCCCTGAAAAAGAAACAGCGATTGATGATTTAATCGAATTACTAGAAAAAGCAGCCTTTAAACAAAAAACTTCAACGATTGTAATCGTAGCCGAAGGCGAAAAAAACGGAGGAGCTTATAATGTTGCCAATCGTGTTAAAGAAAAATTTGATTATTATGACACAAAAGTTAGTATATTAGGGCACCTGCAAAGAGGTGGGTCGCCCAGTAGTTTTGACCGGGTTCTCGCCAGCAGAATGGGATATGCAGCAGTCAAATGTTTACTTGCTGGAGACACCAGAATGACAGTTGGCCTGAGGGGTAACGAGATAAAGACAACCTCGCTGGAGGAGGCGCTACACAACAAAGAGTTCAAATTAAGTAAAGATATGTTAGAGATTTCGCACATTATGGCCATCTAA